A window from Melitaea cinxia chromosome 5, ilMelCinx1.1, whole genome shotgun sequence encodes these proteins:
- the LOC123653881 gene encoding sodium-independent sulfate anion transporter-like: MTVINSTETRRRIVQKSIRKSCKKVCSVKSVKSLLPITTWLPKYNITLLIQDIIAGITVGLTAIPQGIAYAIVAGLPPEYGLYAGLMGGIVYLFFGSCKDITIGPTAILSAMTAKYVSDYSYDYAILVAFLSGWVILTMGVMNLGFLVEFISIPVISGFTTAAALQIASAQLISLFGMEGKSGNYFSESIISFFKNITTINIRDSVLGIITILMLLVLKRIGEGCSRTDGVVKQLRWFISIGRNAVVVIIGIIIAYSLKVTTGEEPLRIIGEIGSGLPTIQSPPFSTVVGNETHNFIDMLQTIGPGSIILPLVAILELIAIAKAFAGGAEVNATQEMIALGLCNIIGSFALSMPITGSFTRTALNNASGVQTTAGGIFTAILILLALSLLTSTFYYIPKASLAGLIITAMFYMIDYKIFIRLWKTSKRELFYFIATICVCLVLGLEYGIVAGVIIDALVLLFTSARPSLEVNNIIETKGYVCIIIRLPESLPYCAADHLRRKILKISFGAECDTFIIIDGVVLRKMDSTVASNLMSLIKDVEKSNVKILFLNFDNYFKDMCNMINPKYSNKFLTCCSDNIEDIVEITVKTSV; this comes from the coding sequence ATGACTGTTATAAACAGCACGGAGACGAGAAGACGTATAGTACAAAAAAGTATCAGAAAGAGTTGCAAGAAAGTTTGTAGTGTAAAATCTGTGAAGTCACTGTTACCTATAACGACATGGTTGCCAAAATATAACATAACTTTGCTGATCCAGGACATTATCGCGGGAATCACAGTTGGGCTGACAGCTATACCTCAAGGGATCGCTTATGCTATAGTAGCTGGACTGCCCCCTGAATATGGTCTATACGCTGGTTTAATGGGaggaattgtttatttatttttcggaAGTTGTAAAGACATCACGATTGGACCAACGGCCATACTATCCGCTATGACTGCTAAATACGTCTCGGATTATTCATATGATTATGCCATACTTGTGGCTTTTCTATCCGGTTGGGTTATATTGACAATGGGTGTAATGAACCTCGGATTTTTAGTTGAGTTCATATCGATACCTGTGATAAGTGGATTTACAACAGCAGCGGCCCTTCAAATTGCATCAGCCCAGTTAATTTCATTGTTTGGTATGGAAGGCAAGTCGGGAAACTATTTTTCCGAATCAATCATaagtttctttaaaaatataactacaatCAACATACGAGATTCTGTTCTgggtattattactattttaatgttgttgGTTTTAAAACGAATCGGAGAAGGGTGTAGTCGAACAGACGGCGTGGTGAAACAATTGAGATGGTTTATATCGATAGGACGTAATGCTGTAGTTGTGATAATTGGAATAATCATTGCATACAGTTTAAAAGTTACTACCGGTGAAGAGCCATTAAGAATTATTGGTGAAATTGGAAGTGGCTTGCCTACAATCCAATCACCACCTTTCAGCACAGTAGTCGGAAATGAAACTCACAATTTTATTGATATGTTGCAAACAATAGGACCAGGATCAATCATATTGCCATTGGTCGCGATATTAGAACTAATAGCAATCGCCAAAGCTTTTGCAGGGGGAGCTGAAGTAAATGCAACGCAAGAAATGATAGCTCTCGGACTGTGTAATATAATAGGATCTTTTGCACTGAGTATGCCAATTACGGGATCTTTCACCAGAACCGCTTTAAACAATGCTTCAGGGGTACAAACAACAGCCGGTGGAATTTTTACAGCAATACTTATACTCCTGGCTCTTAGTTTACTAACTTCTACTTTCTACTATATACCAAAGGCTTCCCTAGCGGGTTTGATAATAACCGCTATGTTTTACATGAtcgattacaaaatatttataagactTTGGAAAACGAGTAAAAGggagctattttattttattgcaaccATTTGTGTATGTTTGGTGCTTGGCCTAGAGTACGGTATTGTAGCAGGTGTCATTATAGATGCTCTAGTATTGCTGTTTACAAGTGCAAGACCATCTCtagaagtaaataatataatcgaaACTAAAGGATACGTATGCATTATAATCCGTTTACCAGAATCTTTGCCATACTGCGCTGCGGATCATCTCAGaagaaaaatacttaaaatttcaTTTGGAGCTGAATgcgatacatttattattatcgatGGAGTAGTTTTACGAAAAATGGATTCAACTGTTGCTTCAAATCTCATGTCATTGATAAAAGATGTGGAAAAGAGTAACGTAAAAATTTTGTtcttaaattttgataattatttcaaGGATATGTGCAATATGATTAATCCGAAATATAGCAATAAATTTCTCACATGTTGCAGTGATAACATAGAAGATATCGTAGAAATAACAGTTAAGACTTCAGTGTAA